From the Colletotrichum lupini chromosome 10, complete sequence genome, one window contains:
- a CDS encoding TBC domain-containing protein, with translation MDLALQQRDEVDHNTELTHAKPDTRPAAANANANQDDDDHRETTPKMLAHDSMVTVRLSEPPTLTLDTNVGPDSPPRRRPSTVKIEKLPFPTETLEVKAQNQPEDETDNTPPSDPTTPLPVTNATRNLQDELVDCEDEAEEEGDRITSLPARGTLLETPIEFKRPVVDEAEEEDEEEVNWDELQKSEAQEPRDADTDRSTAMLLAMLEQENDKLATNPKTIKVQAVEQVAASNRPRPPSMAQLRHMVHGPTPPALRYSMLPPPPMTDLEFYAALVKDYQQTAARLPTLLSNKIRKGIPPPLRGVVWQSMAGARDSALEEQYERFTGESSPYEPIIGKDLGRSFPGVDMFRDPEGDGQRMLGRVLKCFSLYDTKIGYCQGLAFLVGPLLMHMPDKQAFCVLVRLMERYDLRSCFLPDLSGLHVRIYQFRELLREHMTPVSNHLEELQVDPAYVSQWFLSFFAVTCPLPMLFRIYDVIFAEGAPETLMRVALSLMQKNQARILACTELEDVMQLLLSRGLWDCYHYNADEFVQDFVSLSGVVTRETLLQLEQGYRDAQIASANAARSSDVTTAASRFLGRIWASSTIISPKSSSTLSPGLTAPSRPLSMLRRSTSKQSLASTLNSMEASSVSVLSSASTEATTVSRDSSNTDSASIRESTPIPSGGKAFNGGKNNKENALHNQIEDLLTALTELQRNHASLANELQKEREQREDDKQAVRSLLDGLRKKASNDSVGTDASVDTLKATDDPANEAREGGEGDVSTAKTGEQDTPSPGDLSQLLDNVEERFGRHPGGGVERRMSRGESKSQMQQELQQLKDQLASAVSQSQDYNRKMHDLEQEITTLKDQVRESHSHTRILHQDKQRLEKQIHTMRARASAAGAESNTQPDGDSPVRKSSASGASGLRELKLGRSKSTPSQAGSIFSKRSSSMPKPHDSTPPPATQAPPPVPAPPPTDDQHEALLLELVQAKTSEAIARQEAEETKQKLESLRKAYSLVTGEAAQAQPAATAAGAAASAAMGVFGRLTGAAAEPVKPVKPTTPTPAPAAAAAAAAAPAPAAGGFWGWRR, from the exons ATGGACCTGGCGCTGCAGCAACGGGATGAGGTCGACCACAACACCGAGCTGACGCATGCCAAACCCGACACGAGACCCGCTGCCGCCAACGCCAACGCCAAccaagacgacgacgaccacCGGGAGACGACGCCCAAGATGTTGGCCCACGATTCCATGGTCACTGTCAGGCTTTCCGAGCCGCCTACTCTGACCCTCGACACCAATGTTGGCCCCGATTCACCCCCGAGGAGGAGACCTAGCACTGTCAAGATTGAAAAGCTTCCCTTCCCGACAGAGACGCTAGAGGTCAAGGCTCAGAATCAGCCAGAGGACGAGACCGACAACACGCCACCGAGCGACCCTACGACGCCGTTACCTGTTACGAACGCTACTCGGAATCTTCAAGACGAGCTTGTGGACTGCGAGGACGAGGCCGAAGAAGAGGGAGACCGCATCACTTCACTACCAGCTAGGGGAACCCTACTCGAGACGCCCATAGAATTTAAGAGGCCCGTGGTGGACGAAgctgaagaagaggacgaggaggaagTCAATTGGGACGAACTGCAGAAATCCGAAGCACAAGAACCTAGGGACGCGGATACAGACAGA TCTACAGCCATGTTGCTGGCCATGCTAGAGCAGGAAAACGATAAGTTGGCGACGAACCCCAAGACCATCAAAGTTCAAGCCGTGGAACAAGTGGCCGCTTCCAATCGCCCGAGACCGCCATCAATGGCACAATTACGACACATGGTCCACGGGCCAACGCCACCGGCATTGCGATACTCGATGCTCCCGCCGCCACCAATGACCGATCTCGAGTTTTACGCCGCATTGGTCAAGGACTATCAACAGACGGCAGCTCGATTGCCAACGCTTCTATCGAACAAGATACGCAAAGGCATCCCCCCTCCGCTACGAGGCGTTGTATGGCAAAGCATGGCAGGCGCAAGAGATTCCGCACTCGAGGAGCAGTACGAGCGATTCACGGGCGAGTCGAGCCCCTACGAGCCCATTATCGGCAAGGACCTCGGTCGGAGTTTCCCTGGAGTCGACATGTTTCGCGACCCCGAGGGCGACGGACAACGCATGCTCGGCCGGGTTCTCAAATGCTTCAGTCTCTACGATACGAAAATTGGTTACTGTCAAGGGCTGGCTTTTCTTGTTGGCCCTCTCTTGATGCACATGCCCGATAAACAGGCATTTTGTGTTTTAGTCCG ATTGATGGAACGATATGATCTGCGAAGCTGTTTCCTGCCAGACCTGTCAGGACTGCATGTCCGCATCTACCAGTTTCGAGAGCTTCTTCGAGAGCACATGACACCAGTATCGAACCATCTGGAGGAATTGCAAGTCGATCCGGCGTACGTTTCACAATGGTTCCTCAGCTTTTTTGCTGTTACATGTCCCCTGCCGATGCTGTTTCGCATCTACGATGTCATCTTTGCCGAGGGGGCCCCGGAGACCCTGATGCGGGTCGCCCTATCCCTGATGCAGAAGAATCAGGCCCGGATTTTAGCGTGCACCGAGCTCGAGGATGTCATGCAACTTCTCCTTTCGAGGGGTCTGTGGGATTGCTACCATTACAACGCAGATGAATTTGTGCAGGACTTTGTCAGTTTATCGGGCGTTGTCACCAGAGAGACATTGCTACAGTTGGAGCAGGGGTACAGAGACGCGCAAATTGCTAGCGCTAATGCGGCGCGTTCCTCCGACGTGACCACTGCAGCCTCCCGATTCCTCGGCCGCATTTGGGCTTCCTCCACCATCATCTCCCCGAAGTCCTCCTCCACCCTCAGCCCGGGCCTCACCGCTCCGTCACGGCCTTTGAGCATGCTGCGCAGGAGCACATCGAAGCAGAGCCTGGCCTCCACCCTCAATTCGATGGAAGCCAGCTCCGTCAGCGTTCTCAGTTCTGCATCCACCGAAGCCACCACCGTCTCCCGAGATTCATCAAACACCGACAGCGCATCCATCCGCGAATCGACGCCCATCCCTAGCGGCGGCAAGGCCTTCAATGGCGGCAAGAACAACAAGGAGAATGCACTGCACAACCAGATCGAGGACCTCCTCACTGCACTGACCGAATTGCAACGAAACCATGCATCGCTCGCAAACGAACTCCAAAAGGAACGGGAACAGCGCGAGGACGATAAGCAGGCCGTCCGGTCGCTACTGGACGGTCTGCGCAAGAAGGCCAGCAACGACTCTGTCGGTACCGATGCGAGCGTCGATACTCTCAAGGCGACCGATGACCCCGCAAATGAGGCACGCGAGGGAGGCGAGGGAGATGTGTCCACTGCCAAGACAGGCGAGCAAGATACCCCGTCACCAGGAGACCTATCACAACTCCTCGATAATGTCGAAGAACGATTTGGGCGCCAtcccggcggcggcgtcgaACGCAGAATGTCCAGAGGCGAATCCAAATCGCAAATGCAACAGGAATTGCAGCAACTCAAGGACCAGCTCGCCAGCGCGGTATCACAGTCTCAGGACTACAACCGAAAAATGCACGACCTAGAACAAGAAATTACAACACTCAAGGATCAAGTGCGGGAATCCCACTCGCATACCCGCATCTTGCACCAGGACAAACAGCGACTGGAGAAGCAAATACACACGATGAGAGCGCGGGCATCCGCCGCCGGTGCGGAGAGTAATACTCAGCCCGATGGTGATTCGCCTGTGAGGAAGAGTTCTGCTAGTGGTGCGAGCGGCTTGAGAGAGTTGAAGCTTGGTAGGAGCAAGTCAACCCCGTCCCAAGCTGGATCGATATTCAGCAAGCGTTCCTCGTCAATGCCGAAGCCTCACGACTCGACGCCACCACCGGCTACACAGGCGCCGCCTCCCGTGCCGGCTCCGCCACCGACGGATGACCAGCACGAGGCGTTGCTGTTGGAGCTCGTGCAGGCCAAGACTTCCGAAGCTATCGCCAGGCAAGAGGCCGAAGAGACGAAACAGAAGCTTGAGAGCTTAAGAAAGGCATACAGCCTCGTTACTGGAGAGGCAGCACAGGCACAACCTGCAGCAACGGCGGCAGGAGCGGCAGCGTCAGCGGCCATGGGCGTATTTGGTCGCCTCACGGGAGCAGCGGCAGAGCCCGTCAAGCCCGTCAAGCCTACCACGCCGACGCCCgccccagcagcagcagcagccgccgCAGCAGCTCCCGCGCCCGCGGCGGGAGGCTTCTGGGGTTGGAGGAGATAA